Proteins encoded in a region of the Raphanus sativus cultivar WK10039 chromosome 8, ASM80110v3, whole genome shotgun sequence genome:
- the LOC108821090 gene encoding E3 ubiquitin-protein ligase ATL42-like yields the protein MYQIFFLFFLTTFHGYYHVSAQPPAPPLSNGDLVANFEPSLAIITGVLAIMFALTFVLLVYAKCCHMDLLSGSGDGRRQDRLLRQGFFFNRSNNSSARFSGLDKTAIESLPMFRFSALKGSKQGLECSVCLSKFESVEILRLLPKCRHAFHIGCINQWLEQHATCPLCRDRVSVEEDSSVYVNSFRFLDESGRREDSSLEIYIEREEEEEERRRRSRQREEVGSSSRFSIGGSFRKILKLGHKEKPLLEQQGNDEYENKVMHKFNHRIVVSDVVFKNRWSNVSSSDLMFLNSEMVSSISSERFSFKRSDEEDQRGVLRINEEMENKLSSMKTMLLSENRDSGSKSRSVMIESKRRSVSEITTVPRLSIAVHGDCSGSTAATASEIEERRRRLWLPIARKTAQWFANREKRNQINTTYQHFNV from the coding sequence atGTATcaaatcttcttcctcttctttcttaCAACCTTCCACGGTTATTACCATGTCTCTGCTCAGCCTCCTGCTCCTCCGCTCAGCAACGGTGACCTCGTCGCCAACTTCGAGCCGAGTTTAGCCATCATCACAGGAGTTCTCGCCATCATGTTCGCACTCACTTTCGTCCTCCTAGTATACGCTAAGTGCTGCCACATGGATCTCCTATCAGGTTCCGGCGACGGAAGGCGGCAAGATCGTCTGCTCCGACAAGGGTTTTTCTTCAACAGGTCAAATAACTCCTCGGCTCGATTCTCCGGTTTAGACAAGACAGCAATCGAGTCGCTTCCTATGTTTAGGTTCTCTGCTTTGAAAGGATCAAAACAAGGGCTTGAGTGCTCTGTCTGTTTGTCTAAATTCGAAAGCGTCGAGATTCTTAGGTTGTTGCCTAAATGTCGTCACGCTTTCCACATCGGATGCATCAATCAGTGGCTTGAGCAGCACGCAACGTGTCCTCTCTGCAGAGACAGAGTCTCTGTGGAAGAAGATTCCTCTGTTTATGTAAACAGTTTTCGGTTCTTGGATGAGTCTGGGAGAAGAGAGGATTCGAGCTTGGAGATTTACAtcgagagagaagaagaagaagaggagagaagaagaagaagtagacaGAGAGAGGAAGTTGGTAGCTCATCGAGATTCAGCATCGGAGGGAGTTTCAGGAAGATTCTTAAATTAGGTCATAAAGAAAAGCCGTTGCTTGAGCAACAAGGAAACGATGAGTACGAGAACAAGGTGATGCATAAGTTCAATCATAGAATCGTTGTGTCAGATGTTGTGTTCAAGAATCGTTGGAGCAACGTGAGTTCTTCAGATTTGATGTTTTTGAATTCAGAGATGGTTAGTTCGATCTCCAGCGAGAGATTCTCATTTAAGAGAAGCGATGAAGAGGATCAAAGAGGTGTCTTGCGGATCAATGAAGAGATGGAGAACAAGTTGAGTTCGATGAAAACTATGTTGTTGTCTGAAAACAGAGACTCTGGTTCGAAATCGAGAAGCGTTATGATCGAGTCAAAAAGAAGATCGGTCTCTGAGATAACTACGGTTCCTAGACTCAGTATTGCGGTTCATGGTGATTGCAGCGGTTCAACCGCAGCGACTGCGTCTGAGATTGAGGAGAGAAGACGGCGTTTGTGGCTGCCGATCGCTAGAAAAACAGCTCAATGGTTTGCTAACagagaaaaaagaaatcaaattaaTACAACATACCAACACTTTAATGTttag
- the LOC108822760 gene encoding protein tesmin/TSO1-like CXC 5, protein MLEREKCCGGRRRRPKMSEGGGGGDFPPKKDGVSDDSGFPEKKPARQLDFTGGLVERSESKPAPTVVTPSVRIHPVTSQSLQILNAPTKQPEESPKSRPKPVVEGRDGTPHKKKHCNCKLSRCLKLYCECFASGSYCDGCNCANCFNNVDNEPARRVAVEATLDRNPNAFRPKIATSPHGVMRDNNKGCRCKKSGCLKKYCECFQANVLCSENCGCLDCKNFDGSEERRALFHGEHADNMAYLQQAANAAITGAVGSSGFAPFPAPKRRKGLDISLNQANKDSSTYCLGQFQQESNGRTIGPTSATSPAKFVYRSLLAEIIQPQDVKALCSVLVAVAGETTKTLTDKRIETEKRVEDQKETSLASSYNSQGDKDASDANMVADDGNQADSSKGKPLSPATLALMCDERDTIFMVAAAEPNGSVEYSGGCGTNSQEQSEICAEQERMVLTKFRDCLYRLISYAEFKESKCSYLARRHIQSPSTVPTVTVKTENGIQPSSNHQKPPALKEKKDL, encoded by the exons atgttagagagagagaaatgctgtggaggaagaagaagaagaccgaAA atGAGTGagggcggcggaggaggagatttcccgccaaaaaagGACGGTGTGTCTGACGATTCTGGTTTCCCGGAGAAGAAGCCAGCGAGGCAGCTCGACTTCACTGGTGGTTTGGTTGAACGCTCAGAGTCTAAACCAGCTCCTACCGTCGTCACTCCCTCTGTTCGGATTCATCCGGTGACGTCACAGTCACTACAAATCCTTAACGCGCCAAC AAAGCAGCCGGAGGAATCTCCAAAATCTAGACCAAAGCCTGTTGTGGAAGGTAGAGATGGAACCCCTCATAAGAAGAAGCACTGCAACTGTAAACTCTCTCGCTGCTTGAAACT GTATTGTGAATGCTTTGCGTCCGGATCATACTGTGATGGTTGTAACTGTGCCAACTGTTTCAACAATGTTGATAACGAACCCGCAAGACGAGTTGCTGTGGAAGCAACTCTGGACCGGAATCCAAATGCATTCAGACCCAAAATCGCTACCAGTCCACATGGTGTGATGAGGGATAACAACAAAGGATGCCGCTGCAAGAAATCTGGATGCCTTAAGAAGTACTGTGAGTGTTTTCAAGCAAACGTTCTTTGTTCAGAGAACTGCGGATGCTTAGATTGCAAAAACTTTGACGGAAGCGAGGAGAGACGAGCGCTGTTTCACGGTGAACATGCCGACAACATGGCTTATCTTCAGCAAGCAGCAAATGCAGCTATTACTGGAGCTGTTGGTTCCTCTGGATTTGCTCCTTTCCCAGCACCTAAGAGAAGGAAAGGTCTAGATATTTCGTTAAATCAAGCAAACAAAGATTCATCTACCTATTGTCTTGGACAGTTTCAACAG GAAAGTAATGGAAGAACTATTGGCCCAACCTCAGCTACATCTCCGGCAAAGTTTGTATATAG gtCGCTCTTAGCAGAGATAATCCAACCGCAGGATGTGAAAGCACTTTGCTCAGTTTTGGTAGCTGTAGCCGGAGAAACAACAAAGACATTAACAG ATAAAAGAATTGAAACGGAGAAACGGGTTGAAGATCAAAAAGAAACATCTTTAGCTTCTTCTTATAACTCACAAGGCGATAAAGATGCCAGTGATGCCAATATGGTTGCAGATGATGGAAATCAAGCTGATAGTTCTAAAGGAAAGCCGCTATCTCCAGCAACTTTGGCTTTGATGTGTGATGAACGAGACACTATCTTCATGGTAGCAGCAGCTGAACCTAATGGCTCAGTGGAGTACTCTGGTGGCTGCGGAACAAACTCACAGGAGCAGTCAGAGATTTGCGCAGAGCAGGAGAGAATGGTGTTAACTAAGTTCAGAGATTGCCTTTACCGACTTATCTCTTACGCAGAATTCAAAG AATCAAAGTGTTCGTATTTAGCTAGAAGGCATATACAGTCACCCTCAACGGTTCCAACCGTGACTGTGAAAACCGAGAATGGGATTCAGCCCTCAAGCAATCATCAGAAACCTCCAGCTTTAAAGGAGAAGAAAGACCTCTGA
- the LOC108822759 gene encoding peroxisomal fatty acid beta-oxidation multifunctional protein AIM1 → MAKKIGVTMEVGSDGVAVITISNPPVNSLASQIISGLKEKFQDANQRSDVKAIVLTGNGGRFSGGFDINVFQQVHKTGDISLMPEVSVDLVCNLMEDSRKPLVAAVEGLALGGGLELAMACHARVAGPKAQLGLPELTLGIIPGFGGTQRLPRLVGLEKGTDMILLSKSISSEEGLKLGLIDALVPPGDLLTTSRKWALDIAARRKPFLRSLHRTDKIGSLSEARAILMSARRLAKRIAPNTPQHHACIEVIEDGIIHGGYSGVLKEAEVFKQLLLSDTAKALVHVFFAQRATSKVPNVTDVGLKPRPMKKVAVIGGGLMGSGIATALLLSNIRVVLKEINSEYLHKGMKSVEANLKGLVSRGKLTQDKASKAFSLLKGVLDYTEFKDVDMVIEAVIENIQLKQKIFKEIEEVCPPNCILASNTSTIDLNVIGEKTNSKDRIVGAHFFSPAHLMTLLEIVRTENTSAQVILDLMALGKAIKKVPVVVGNCIGFAVNRTFFPYTQSAHMLVNLGVDLFRVDSVITSFGLPLGPFQLGDLAGHGIGIAVKDIYAKAYGDRMFVSPLTELLLKSGRNGKINGRGYYIYEKGSKPKPDSSVLSVVEESRRLTNIMPGGKPITVTDKEIVEMILFPVVNEACRVLDEGVVIRASDLDVASVLGMSFPSYRGGLIFWADTVGPKYIYERLKRLSETYGAFFKPSRYLEERAMKGMHLSEPKSSRSRL, encoded by the exons ATGGCTAAGAAGATTGGAGTGACGATGGAAGTTGGGAGCGATGGTGTTGCTGTGATCACCATCTCGAACCCTCCTGTCAACTCTTTGGCTAGTCAAA TTATTTCTGGTTTGAAGGAGAAGTTCCAAGACGCTAATCAGAGGAGTGACGTTAAGGCCATCGTGTTGACCg GGAACGGTGGAAGATTTTCGGGTGGTTTCGACATCAATGTCTTCCAGCAAGTTCATAAAACTG GTGATATATCGCTTATGCCTGAGGTATCCGTTGATCTAGTGTGCAACCTTATGGAAG ACTCTAGGAAGCCGCTTGTTGCTGCAGTTGAAGGACTAGCTCTTGGTGGTGGTTTAGAACTGGCAATG GCGTGTCATGCTCGAGTTGCTGGTCCAAAAGCTCAACTTGGCTTACCAGAGCTAACACTTGGGATTATCCCTGGTTTTGGAG GAACCCAACGTCTTCCAAGATTAGTAGGCCTTGAAAAAGGAACTGATATGATACTG CTTTCAAAGTCGATATCATCAGAGGAGGGGTTGAAACTTGGTCTTATTGATGCTCTGGTGCCGCCTGGAGATTTGCTGACCACGTCCAGGAAGTGGGCTCTAGACATTGCAGCTCGACGTAAACCCTTTTTGCGCTCACTGCACAGGACAGACAAAATCGGTTCTTTATCTGAAGCACGCGCTATATTGATGAGTGCAAGACGACTTGCCAAGCGGATAGCCCCAAACACGCCTCAGCACCATGCCTGCATCGAGGTGATTGAAGATGGAATCATCCATGGTGGATATAGTGGCGTTCTCAAGGAAGCAGAAGTTTTCAAGCAATTACTACTCTCAGACACGGCAAAGGCTCTTGTTCATGTCTTCTTTGCGCAGCGTGCAACATCAAAGGTGCCTAACGTCACTGACGTTGGACTGAAACCGAGACCGATGAAAAAAGTTGCAGTGATTGGTGGAGGTCTGATGGGTTCTGGCATTGCTACTGCTCTGCTTCTAAGCAATATAAGAGTCGTTCTCAAAGAAATCAATTCAGAATACCTTCACAAGGGAATGAAATCAGTTGAAG CAAATCTCAAAGGATTGGTTTCTAGGGGAAAACTGACACAAGATAAAGCAAGCAAGGCCTTCTCTTTGCTCAAGGGAGTACTTGATTACACAGAATTCAAAGACGTGGACATGGTCATAGAG GCGGTGATTGAAAACATTCAGTTGAAACAAAAGATATTCAAAGAAATCGAAGAGGTCTGTCCACCAAACTGCATTTTGGCTAGCAACACATCCACTATCGATCTCAACGTAATTGGGGAGAAAACTAACTCAAAAGATCGCATTGTTGGTGCACATTTCTTCAG TCCGGCACATCTGATGACCCTTCTGGAGATAGTTCGTACAGAGAATACATCTGCTCAGGTGATTCTTGATCTCATGGCGCTTGGGAAGGCCATAAAGAAAGTCCCCGTGGTGGTTGGGAACTGCATAGGCTTTGCAGTGAATAGAACATTCTTTCCCTATACACAATCTGCACACATGTTGGTCAATCTTGGTGTTGATTTGTTCAGAGTAGACAGCGTTATCACCTCTTTCGGCTTGCCGTTGGGTCCTTTCCA GCTAGGTGATTTGGCTGGACACGGGATTGGAATAGCAGTCAAGGATATATACGCCAAGGCCTATGGTGACCGAATGTTTGTCTCTCCGTTGACAGAGCTTCTGCTCAAGAGCGGGAGAAATG GGAAGATCAACGGGAGAGGATACTATATCTACGAAAAGGGAAGCAAACCAAAACCTGATTCATCAGTGCTGTCTGTCGTTGAGGAATCGAGGAGACTTACCAATATTATGCCCGGTGGGAAG CCTATAACAGTAACTGACAAAGAGATTGTTGAGATGATATTGTTCCCGGTGGTTAACGAGGCGTGCCGTGTCCTGGATGAAGGAGTTGTGATCCGAGCCTCAGACTTGGACGTTGCTTCTGTCCTCGGAATGAGTTTTCCTTCTTACCG CGGGGGACTTATATTCTGGGCAGACACGGTTGGTCCAAAGTACATATATGAAAGGCTCAAGAGACTGTCGGAGACTTATGGTGCGTTTTTCAAACCATCGAGGTATCTTGAGGAAAGGGCAATGAAAGGAATGCATCTG AGTGAACCTAAATCGTCGAGGTCTCGACTGTGA
- the LOC108836858 gene encoding glycine-rich protein 5, which yields MAIRCLAVFLVALTVAQSVTATRPAPTKNVGAGLDDQKNFVAFAGVGGAAGVGGIGTGLGGVAGGVGGVAGVLPVGGVGGGIGGLGGGVGGLGGVGGLGGGSGLGGGIGSGSGLGGVGGLGGVGGLGGLGGIGGGSDCGGVLPHP from the coding sequence ATGGCAATTAGGTGTTTAGCCGTGTTCCTCGTTGCTCTCACGGTGGCTCAGTCCGTCACTGCCACAAGACCGGCACCGACCAAGAATGTCGGAGCTGGTCTTGACGACCAAAAGAACTTTGTTGCTTTTGCTGGCGTCGGTGGAGCTGCTGGAGTTGGTGGTATTGGAACAGGTCTTGGTGGTGTAGCCGGTGGAGTCGGTGGTGTCGCCGGAGTTCTGCCTGTAGGTGGAGTAGGCGGGGGAATTGGTGGTCTAGGAGGGGGTGTAGGTGGTCTCGGTGGTGTAGGTGGTCTAGGCGGTGGTTCAGGTCTCGGTGGTGGAATAGGTAGTGGTTCAGGTCTTGGTGGTGTAGGTGGACTCGGCGGTGTAGGCGGACTTGGTGGTTTGGGAGGAATTGGCGGTGGAAGCGATTGTGGTGGCGTTCTACCTCACCCTTGA
- the LOC108821545 gene encoding uncharacterized protein LOC108821545, translating to MAKLFFTLFSVLALASTFACGARNVPGGLSDQRNYLGFGGGYSGIGDNGLPFGGVGGGVSGPSGALGFGGLGGVGGGLSGGLGNGIGGGLGNGIGGGVGGGSTGGVHFP from the coding sequence ATGGCGAAGTTGTTTTTCACTCTCTTCTCGGTTCTTGCCCTAGCCTCAACTTTTGCTTGTGGCGCAAGAAACGTCCCAGGAGGACTCTCTGACCAGAGGAACTACCTCGGATTCGGTGGTGGGTATTCCGGCATCGGAGATAATGGTTTACCTTTTGGTGGCGTCGGTGGAGGTGTCTCTGGCCCCAGTGGTGCTCTTGGCTTTGGTGGACTTGGTGGTGTTGGTGGAGGACTAAGCGGTGGCTTAGGAAATGGGATAGGCGGTGGCTTAGGAAACGGTATAGGCGGTGGAGTTGGTGGGGGAAGTACCGGAGGAGTTCATTTTCCTTGA
- the LOC108819915 gene encoding defensin-like protein 32, with amino-acid sequence MASSKTCLFLVFLCLVVLFIPKSTQAEGGEGKGKPILIGTCYTFPHCNQSCIESNFSSGKCVPLPPPGINFVCVCYPKY; translated from the exons atggcTTCATCAAAGACATGTCTTTTTCTTGTGTTCTTATGTCTCGTTGTTCTCTTCATCCCAA AATCTACACAAGCGGAAGGTG GAGAAGGAAAAGGAAAACCGATCCTGATAGGTACATGCTATACGTTTCCACACTGCAATCAGTCTTGCATTGAATCAAATTTTTCTAGTGGAAAATGTGTCCCTTTACCACCGCCTGGCATTAATTTTGTATGTGTTTGCTATCCAAAATATTAA